From the Bremerella alba genome, one window contains:
- a CDS encoding DUF4852 domain-containing protein encodes MLAYTLFNSTSIPIRNLSYFAAVLLLITPSLSIAESRVWTTSDGKQKAVAECYGTDGELVVLKFEANGRVAKVHLEDLCAADQEYLRKTYRRVFAENAQQAAKSPKTKTQPFKTELDTTTWQQFKRIFPEWKPLMINGVPVIGDLKVVPNSRDGYYDISFAQNQIAELMIYFTDRKCFKKLSARFKERGRSGAFRSGEEEERQAMSLASSQLEALYEYSHFLDEYAEFKSASRGTEDDFKRGELEAKCVDFMDGHLSKISETKELPLVFINSASLSTYDFDNQYFPLNTSTYRVPMGIIQGVSHVLNLEPLSDWQLPEGLKVDAAKAREIAKRMEDGSIVLKQEIILSDFRRTDYEDLSKKGNYPCASVRLTGLTLVLAKDLHTEIYRWDVDELKSPEKE; translated from the coding sequence ATGCTGGCCTACACACTATTCAACAGCACATCTATTCCCATCCGCAATCTATCGTACTTCGCAGCAGTCCTGCTATTGATCACTCCATCTCTGTCCATCGCGGAATCCCGCGTTTGGACGACGAGCGACGGCAAGCAAAAGGCGGTCGCGGAGTGCTATGGTACGGATGGTGAACTGGTCGTTCTCAAGTTTGAAGCCAATGGTCGGGTCGCCAAGGTACACCTGGAAGACCTTTGCGCAGCGGATCAAGAGTACTTGCGAAAAACGTATCGCCGGGTTTTCGCAGAGAATGCCCAGCAAGCAGCTAAATCGCCAAAAACAAAAACTCAGCCTTTCAAGACGGAGTTAGACACAACTACTTGGCAGCAATTCAAGCGGATTTTTCCGGAATGGAAACCTTTAATGATCAACGGAGTTCCCGTAATCGGTGACCTGAAAGTGGTTCCAAATAGTAGAGATGGCTATTACGACATTAGCTTCGCCCAAAATCAAATTGCCGAGTTGATGATCTATTTCACCGACCGAAAATGCTTCAAAAAGCTTTCCGCCAGATTCAAGGAACGAGGCAGAAGTGGTGCCTTTCGATCGGGAGAGGAAGAAGAGCGTCAGGCAATGTCACTGGCCAGTAGTCAACTTGAAGCCCTTTATGAATACTCACACTTCCTAGATGAATATGCAGAATTCAAGTCCGCGTCTCGCGGCACCGAGGACGACTTTAAGCGAGGCGAGTTGGAAGCTAAATGCGTCGACTTCATGGATGGACATTTATCAAAGATCAGCGAAACGAAAGAGCTTCCTTTAGTTTTCATCAATAGTGCCAGCTTGAGTACCTATGACTTCGATAACCAGTATTTTCCATTAAATACTAGTACTTACCGCGTGCCTATGGGAATAATCCAGGGAGTGAGCCACGTACTCAATCTTGAACCTCTTAGCGATTGGCAACTTCCAGAGGGGTTGAAAGTCGATGCCGCGAAAGCACGCGAAATTGCCAAACGAATGGAAGACGGCTCCATCGTTCTCAAACAAGAGATCATCCTGAGCGATTTTCGCCGAACCGACTACGAAGACCTTAGCAAAAAAGGTAATTACCCGTGTGCCTCGGTTCGCCTAACAGGCTTAACGCTGGTCTTGGCAAAAGATCTTCATACCGAGATCTATCGATGGGATGTCGATGAACTCAAGTCGCCGGAAAAGGAATAG